A part of Neovison vison isolate M4711 chromosome 8, ASM_NN_V1, whole genome shotgun sequence genomic DNA contains:
- the LOC122915764 gene encoding 60S ribosomal protein L23a-like: MAPKAKKEAPAPPKAEAKAKALKAKKGVLKGVHGHKKKKIRTSPTFRRPKTLRLRRQPKYPRKSAPRRNKLDHYAIIKFPLTTESAMKKIEDNNTLVFIVDVKANKHQIKQAVKKLCDIDVAKVNTLIRPDGEKKAHVRLAPDYDALDVANKIGII; encoded by the coding sequence ATGGCCCCAAAAGCTAAGAaggaagcccctgcccctcccaaagccgaagccaaagcaaaggctttgaaagcCAAGAAAGGGGTGCTGAAAGGCGTCCACggtcacaaaaaaaagaagatccgcaCATCACCTACGTTTCGACGACCCAAGACTCTGCGTCTCCGAAGGCAACCCAAATACCCTCGAAAGAGCGCCCCCAGGAGAAACAAACTTGACCACTATGCCATCATCAAGTTCCCCctgactactgagtcagccatgaagaaaatagaagacaacaacacacttgtgttcattgtggatgtcaaggccaacaagcaccagatcaaacaggctgtgaagaagctctgtgacattgatgtagccaaggtcaacaccttaatcaggcctgatggagagaagaaggcacaCGTTCGGCTGGCCcctgactatgatgctttggatgttgccaacaaaattgggatcatctaa